From Plasmodium brasilianum strain Bolivian I chromosome 7, whole genome shotgun sequence, the proteins below share one genomic window:
- a CDS encoding gametocyte development protein 1, whose product MESKGYKRRNIEMSLIDKRRKRKYKLHSNIEHSKKPWYIYLKKNEGIFFFDLIDEDSKFVYKKEKNGVDKVEETDKYRHERRNSFKKVFVKMELEEGENKIDEGKQNDKDKQNDKGKQNDKGKQNDKGKQNNKGKQNDKGMEHEHGRVNEEWVEELPDNGYSKIDELRLWMYHNKEKEKIYEKEKCYNEEEAVASNNINNEKEKNNLTKSLNRKKLFEMLLYLNTFIKYIDYDKKISAEMFLKFFYSKGVDMEYGELMGGGGMTKNDELMQNNISLLNRVSAKNSKWIVSNHKEDTYKIGIYSEGVLSLKLFKYGIKEVSSKTYYINGSLLYSKICGILKKQNPLNDEFNECNNIKNDEKNGAKHGEKNGEKNGAKHGEKNGEKNGAKHGEKNGEKNGEKNDEKKGVQNGEEVVPQGVQKDKPISFGICIDFDYLRKSYEWYEGKTMRLLDLFIILNKISEIFREKCFIIYVHLSVHSEGSHTLEDIKNYKVCYPYMFSELTDTLKLFEERNIKIVIRVNEMRSMNISTTHHSNNSKNKLIEDIKKMYRNKEVNNIFLITNDIEVISFCNDMHYKLFYKRDTFDNIKECTLSFTKPVIILSFMNNMPMHNNKFLPYLRLENFCYMNFIIKSFFLRYQARRIEKLVTIYKDNMENMDIIEKLMDKFTIKNKNFKNKINILLLNDILYKVDLKKKENIEITSLLRKVFPPSYHSMHYDIRGK is encoded by the coding sequence ATGGAAAGCAAAGGATACAAAAGAAGGAATATAGAAATGTCCTTAATAGACAAAAgaagaaagagaaaatataagCTGCATTCAAATATTGAACATTCTAAGAAACCTTGGTAtatctatttaaaaaagaatgagGGTATATTTTTCTTCGATTTGATTGATGAGGATTcaaaatttgtttataaaaaagaaaaaaatggtgTAGATAAGGTAGAGGAAACTGACAAGTATAGGCACGAGAGGAGGAATTCTTTCAAGAAGGTGTTTGTAAAGATGGAATTAGAGGAGGGGGAAAACAAAATCGATGAGGGCAAACAGAACGATAAGGACAAACAGAACGATAAGGGAAAACAGAACGATAAGGGAAAACAGAACGATAAGGGAAAACAGAACAATAAGGGAAAACAGAACGATAAGGGGATGGAACATGAACATGGACGGGTGAATGAAGAATGGGTGGAAGAATTACCTGATAACGGATATAGTAAGATTGATGAGTTAAGACTTTGGATGTACCATAATAaggagaaagaaaaaatatacgaGAAGGAAAAATGCTACAATGAGGAGGAGGCAGTAGCATCTAACAATATAAacaatgaaaaggaaaagaataaCTTAACGAAATCgttaaatagaaaaaagttGTTTGAAATGCTCCTCTATTTGAATACgtttattaagtatatagactatgataaaaaaatttcagcAGAAAtgtttttgaaatttttttacagcAAAGGAGTGGACATGGAATATGGTGAGCTGATGGGAGGTGGTGGAATGACGAAAAATGATGAGCTAatgcaaaataatattagctTGCTAAATAGAGTAAGTGCGAAAAATAGCAAATGGATAGTAAGCAATCATAAAGAAGATACGTACAAAATAGGAATATACTCAGAAGGGGTATTATCActgaaattatttaaatacgGCATCAAAGAGGTTAGTAGTAAaacatattacataaatgGTTCGTTGTTGTATTCAAAAATTTGtggaattttaaaaaagcagAACCCGTTAAATGATGAGTTTAAtgaatgtaataatataaagaatgaTGAGAAGAATGGAGCAAAACATGGTGAAAAGAATGGAGAGAAGAATGGAGCGAAACATGGTGAAAAGAATGGAGAGAAGAATGGAGCGAAACATGGTGAAAAGAATGGAGAGAAGAATGGTGAGAAGAATGATGAGAAGAAGGGTGTGCAAAATGGTGAGGAGGTAGTACCTCAGGGAGTCCAGAAAGATAAGCCTATTTCCTTTGGTATATGTATAGATTTTgattatttaagaaaatcgTATGAGTGGTATGAAGGAAAGACAATGAGATTATTAGATCTTTTTATTATCCTAAACAAAATTTCCGAAATATTTAGAGAAAagtgttttattatatatgtacatctATCAGTACATAGTGAAGGTAGCCATACTTtagaagatataaaaaattataaagtgTGCTATCCGTACATGTTTTCGGAGTTAACAGATACtctaaaattatttgaagaaagaaatataaaaatagtgaTAAGAGTAAATGAAATGAGGTCAATGAATATTTCTACTACACATCATTctaataattcaaaaaataaattaatagaagatattaaaaaaatgtatagaaataaagaagtgaataacatttttcttattactaATGATATAGAAgtaatttcattttgtaaTGATATGCActataaacttttttataaaagagaTACCTTCGATAATATAAAGGAATGTACTCTTTCTTTTACAAAACCAGTAATCATACTCTCctttatgaataatatgcccatgcataataataaatttcttcCTTATTTAAGACTTGAAAATTTTTGctatatgaattttattattaaaagtttTTTCCTGAGATATCAGGCGAGGAGAATTGAAAAACTTGTAACAATATATAAGGataatatggaaaatatgGACATAATTGAAAAACTAATGGATAAATttaccataaaaaataaaaactttaaaaacaaaattaacattttacTACTAAATGATATACTTTATAAAgtagatttaaaaaaaaaagaaaatatagaaataaccAGCCTGCTAAGAAAAGTCTTCCCCCCTTCATACCATTCCATGCATTACGATATTAGGGGAAAATGA